Proteins from one Triticum aestivum cultivar Chinese Spring chromosome 7A, IWGSC CS RefSeq v2.1, whole genome shotgun sequence genomic window:
- the LOC123151456 gene encoding putative F-box/FBD/LRR-repeat protein At5g62970, which translates to MGSDLTHTRKRMRRYYHGPVIKKTRAKVQFADLPDDLLSTILSKLPLKEAARTVILSSKWNDVWRVCPKLRFDGFTVCSDSVFGGEQYTQKFIDNVNAVMQKHQCMVVEELVIKFGFDKRVLDHINMWVAFAVSSRTESLALDLGPVDIQGRIDQYRFPVELLDNRSISRLRHLQLSVASFELPLQFSGFPNLRALDLHLVNVTRKDLQDMLSNCINLEWFSMVRCHLNDELIVARPLSNLIYLRVAHCKITKIVLHAVELKTFLFYGRLYPIDLGHTPKLKHTFLDIYSLLTVEHALTVLPKVLPSVQDLTLHAHFTLKMPLLMENPCKFYQLKYLHLNLSIGHKEAANILSFASFLRAAPSVEKLEMHFSVLAIPHRVSEPIKSLPRCPHSYLKNLHITGFSGTTGQLEFLVHVVENAPALKILTIKGADSIGRDLNHEGKRKFSFKFRELERKYLHGIISPNVDLRII; encoded by the exons ATGGGCAGCGATCTAACACACACGAGAAAAAGAATGAGGCGTTACTACCACGGACCAGTCATTAAGAAAACGAGAGCAAAGGTTCAGTTTGCAGACCTTCCCGATGATCTGCTGTCTACGATTCTATCAAAATTGCCACTGAAGGAAGCTGCAAGAACCGTCATTCTGTCAAGTAAATGGAACGACGTGTGGAGAGTTTGCCCCAAACTGAGATTTGATGGCTTCACAGTGTGCAGTGACAGCGTGTTTGGGGGAGAACAGTACACTCAGAAATTCATTGACAATGTTAATGCAGTCATGCAGAAGCATCAGTGCATGGTCGTTGAAGAGCTCGTGATCAAATTTGGGTTTGACAAGAGGGTACTGGATCATATCAACATGTGGGTTGCTTTTGCTGTTTCATCGCGGACGGAGAGCCTTGCCCTTGATTTAGGACCAGTCGACATCCAAGGTCGTATTGATCAGTACAGATTTCCGGTCGAGCTTTTAGACAACAGAAGCATATCCCGGCTTCGTCATCTTCAACTTAGCGTTGCATCATTTGAACTACCCCTTCAATTCAGCGGTTTCCCGAATCTGAGAGCACTTGACTTGCACTTGGTAAATGTCACTCGGAAGGATCTTCAAGACATGCTGTCAAATTGCATTAATCTTGAGTGGTTCAGTATGGTTAGATGCCATTTGAATGATGAACTGATAGTAGCTCGTCCATTGTCAAACCTGATATACCTGCGTGTTGCACACTGCAAGATAACCAAGATAGTACTCCATGCGGTGGAACTCAAAACTTTCTTGTTCTATGGACGTCTGTATCCAATCGACCTTGGGCATACACCCAAACTGAAGCACACATTTCTTGATATTTATTCCCTGTTAACTGTTGAGCATGCTTTGACTGTGCTTCCCAAAGTGCTTCCAAGTGTTCAAGATCTGACATTGCATGCTCATTTTACTCTTAAG ATGCCTTTGTTGATGGAAAATCCGTGCAAGTTTTACCAGTTGAAATATTTACATTTGAACCTGTCAATTGGTCATAAAGAAGCTGCCAACATTCTATCTTTTGCCTCTTTTCTGAGGGCTGCTCCTTCTGTTGAAAAGTTAGAAATGCAT TTTAGTGTTTTGGCCATCCCACATCGTGTCTCGGAGCCTATCAAGAGCCTTCCACGGTGTCCACATAGTTATCTGAAGAACCTGCATATTACAGGATTTTCGGGAACAACAGGACAACTTGAATTTCTAGTGCACGTTGTTGAAAATGCCCCTGCTCTGAAGATATTGACGATTAAAGGAGCTGACTCGATTGGTCGTGATCTCAATCATGAAGGGAAAAGAAAATTTTCTTTTAAGTTTCGGGAATTGGAGAGGAAATACCTTCATGGGATAATTTCACCAAATGTGGACCTCCGTATTATTTAA